From the genome of Amycolatopsis camponoti:
TAAAGCGCGCGGCGCCAACAGTTTCGTCGCCGGTACGCCGGTTCTCATGGCTGATGGCACGACGAAGCCCATCGACGAGGTCAAGGTCGGCGACGAGGTCGAGAACGAGTTACCCGGAAGCGACTGGCGCCAGCGCCATGTGGTGACCGCACGCCACGTGACCGATGACGACAAGGACTTCGCCGACATCACCGTCGAGACACCCACAGGCACCAGTGTGGTCAAGTCGACCGCGCACCACCTGTTCTGGGACGTCACCACTCGCACGTGGACCTTCGCGGCGGACCTGCGGCCGGGCGACCAGCTCGATACGCCGCGCGGCGATGCCCGCGTTGGTGGTGTACACCGCTTCACCGCTGCAGCTCGTACCTACAACCTCACGGTTGACGAAGTCCACACGTACTACGTGGTCGCGGGCGATACGCCGGTGCTCGTGCACAACGACCCGGCCGGTCCGCCGGACCCTGGTCCCGGCCGGATTTACCTTTGGCGTGCGGTTACCGCGAGCGAGCTCGGGGACATCTCGGCGAATCGGACCTGGAACAGTCCGCAAGGCGTCAAATACTTCTCTTTTACCGAGCAAGGTGCTTCCGAATATGCGCGACGAGCTTACGCGGCCTTTCCTCAGGATGGTCCGTATACCATGATTCGCACTTCGGTCAAGGCTTCGGACCTCTCCGAAGGGGCGCGCATGGCGTACACTGCCGACGTCGTTGATGGTGGTGTGGCTCTCAACAACGGTGAGCTGAAGATTCTCGGAAGGCCTTCGATCATGACTGGCATGAGTGTGGGTTGCGGATGAGATACGTAATCGCCGCGTCCACGGCCCGGCTGGTCGAGGAGTGCAGGAAAGCCTTGGCAGGAGTCCCGGACATCGACTTCCGAGTCGGCTCGGTGTCCGAGTCCGGGGCCGACTGCGATGCCGCGGTCCTTAGCTTCCCGCTGGCCCATGAGCGCTACGGAGGAGAGCCGCGCGTGGGCGTCGCTCAGGTTCTCGTGAATGAACGGGAAGACGATGCACCGCCGATCATCTTGGCGGCTCCGCCTCGACCTGTTGTAGCTACCGCGGCTGAAGTAAGCGATGCCGAGGTCGAGGAGCATGTCGTTCGTGTTCTCGTCTCGACCAGGGACGTGTTCTTGAGGGCGTTTCCGGAGGAAACGGATTCGAGGATACTTGTCCATTTGGAGGCGGCCGGAATCGATCGCCGGGACATGAAGCCGACGCTCAGCGCGCTCCGGAAGTTCCTGAGCGGGCATGGCGTGCTGAAGGGGCGCTGAAGGAGGCTCTCCTCGAGCTGACCACGCCGCATTGGTCGAGTCGGTCTGCTGACATTAACGTCGCGGCCGCCTACAGGCCTGCCTGATGGCTGTCACCGACCTACGCAGGTGCTTTCCCGGCTCACCACAGATGAGGGTGGACCGAGAAACTTTGACACGGCAACGGCGTCGCAGTTGCTCACCGAAGTTGCGGCAGCTCTGACCAGCGGCCGCGGCGTGCCCAGGGCGGGCGCCATCTGTCGCTGCTTCGTCGGCCGGCGAAGTCGGCATCGAGGAAGGCGAGCAGCTCAGCCAGATCGGGCTGCCAGTTGTCAGTCAGTACGTCAGACGACCCACAGCGGGAAGAACCTCGGTCGCGGTGCTGCACCAGATCTACGCCAAGGTCATCGCTGGCTTGGAGTCAGCGGCCCACAACCGCGTCGAGAAGGCGCTCGACTGGCAGGACGACGACGGCCCGAAGCGCGGGGGCGCATAGGGGGTGAAGGGTCGTAGACAGCTGGACACCGCCGGACACGACCGGACTCACGAGAACGGCCCCTGACCGGATAACGCCTGGTCAGGGGCCGTTCTGTGCTGGTGAGCCACTGTGCCCCCGGTGAGATTCGAACTCACACTGGACGGGTTTTGAATCCGTTGCCTCTGCCAGTTGGGCTACGGGGGCGTGACGCAGTTACTCTACGGGATCACCGGGCGCCGACAGCTACCGGGGCGGGGAGTGTCGCGCCCGCCACTACGTGGTGAACGCCATCTCTGCTTCTGGATCGTTCCCGGTAGGCTTCAGGTTCGCGGGAAGCCGCGAAACCGACCGTCCCGCCGACACTTCAGGAGGACCCCGGTGACCGATCAGGCTACCGAGGCCAACGGTGCCGCCACCGTGCCGCAGCGTCGGGTGCTCGTCGCGGAAGACGAGGCGCTCATCCGGCTGGACCTCGTCGAAATGCTGCGCGAAGAGGGCTATGAGGTCGTCGGCGAGGCCGGGGATGGCGAACAGGCCATCTCCCTCGCCACCGATCTCAAGCCCGACCTCGTGATCCTCGACGTCAAGATGCCCAAGCTGGACGGGATCGAGGCCGCGGCCAAGATCACCGGTGACCGGATCGCGCCCGTCGTCATCCTCACCGCCTTCAGCCAGCGTGATCTCGTCGAACGCGCCCGGGATGCCGGCACCATGGCCTACCTCGTCAAGCCCTTCGCCAAGCGGGACCTCGTGCCCGCCATCGAGCTCGCCGTCAGCCGGTTCTCCGAGCTGCAGGCCCTCGAAGCCGAGGTCGCCGGGCTCACCGACCGGCTCGAGACGCGGAAGGTCATCGACCGCGCCAAGGGCCTGCTCATGAGCCGTCAAGGCCTCACCGAGCCCGACGCCTTCCGCTGGATCCAGCGCACCGCCATGGACCGCCGGACCACCATGAAGGCCGTCGCCGAGGCCGTTGTCGAGAGCATCGGAACCTAGCCGGACCGACGGCCGGCGGGCAGAATCACCAGCGTGAAACTGCTGCCGGCCGTCGTCGCCCTCGCACTGCTGGCCGGGTGCGAAGCCGCCCCCAGCACCCCCGCGCCGACGACCTACGAGCTGCCGCCGCGCCAGGTCCGGCCCGACGAGACCGCCCTCAAGGTGCCGCCCGCGAAGAACGGCGACACCGAGTTCACCCTGATCGGCCTCGCCGCCGGCCTGCCCAGCATCACCGGGAGCCACGCCGAAATGCTCCCCAAGGGCCAGTACGTCCGGTTGCGGCTCGTCGTGACGAACACCGGCACCTCGAGCGTCCTGTTCGAGCCGAAACGGCAGCTGCTCGTCGACGACCAGGGTGCCGCGCACCCGCCGGACGAGCAGGCCATGCTGATCAAGCGCCAGCCCGCCCAGTTCGACCTCGGGCACAGCGTGCGCGTCGAGTTCGACCTCTACTGGGACCTCCCCAAGGACCGGAAACCGGTCGCGCTCAGGGCGTTCGGCGGCCCCACCATCACCGACATGAAGAACGTCAACGGCACCGACATCAAGCTGTGAAAAAAAGGGGCCCGGCACGAATGCCGGGCCCCTCACCAAAGAAACACTCAGACGCCGAGGTCGCCACCGAGGTAGGCGGCCCGCACCTTCGGGTCGTTCAGCAGCTCGGCCCCGGGCGCGCTCTGGACCACGCGGCCCGTTTCGAGCACGTACGCCCGGTCCGACAGCTTCAGCGCCTGCTGGGCGTTCTGCTCCACCAGCAGCACCGTCGTCCCGCGCTTGTTGATCTCGCGGATGATGTCGAAGATCTGCGCGATCAGCATCGGCGCCAGGCCCATCGACGGCTCGTCGAGCAGCAGCACCTTCGGCTTCGTCATCAGCGCGCGGCCGATGGCGATCATCTGCTGCTCGCCGCCCGACATCGTGCCGCCGAACTGGGTCTTCCGCTCCGCGAGCCGGGGGAACAGCTCGAAGACCTCTTCCAGGTCGGCGTCGAGGTCGTCCTTGCGGGTGTAGGCACCCATCAGGAGGTTCTCCTGCACCGTCATGCCGGGGAACACGCCCCGGCCTTCCGGTGACTGGCCGATCCCGAGCAGCACGCGCTTGTGCCCCGGGGTCTTCGAGATGTCCTGGCCGTTGAACAGGATCCGGCCGCTGGTGAGCGGCCGCAGCCCGGAGATCGTCTTGAGCGTCGTGGTCTTGCCGGCGCCGTTGGCCCCGATGAGGGAGACGATCTCACCCTCGTCGACCTGGATGCTCATGCCCTTCAGGGCCGCGATCTTGCCGTAGTGGACGTTGATGTCCTCGACCTCAAGAAGCATCTTCGGACACCCCCAAGTACGCCTCGATCACCTTCTGGTTGTTCTGCACCTCGTGCGGCAGCCCTTCTGCGATCTTCTGGCCGAAGTCGAGCACCGCCAGCCGGTCGCTGATGTGCATGACCAGGCCCATGTCGTGCTCGATGAGCAGCACGGTGCGGCCGTCGTCCCGGATCTTGCGGATCAGCGCCTGCAGGGCGTTCTTCTCCGCAGGGTTCATGCCCGCGGCCGGCTCGTCGAGCAGGAGCAGCTTCGGGTCGGTCGCCAGGGCACGCGCGATCTCCAGCCGGCGCTGGTCGCCGTAGGAGAGGTTCTTCGCGACGTTGTGCTCGACCCGGCCGATGCCGACGAAGTCGAGCAGCTCCCGGGCCCGCTCGCGGCCGTGCTTCTCTTCCTTGCGGTGCCACGGCAGGCCGAGCGTCGCTCCGATCGCGCCCGTCTTGTGGTGCGCGTCGACGCCCACCATGACGTTCTCCAGCGCCGTCATGTTGTGGAACAGCCGGATGTTCTGGAACGTCCGGGCGATGCCGCGCTTGGTGACCTTGAACCGCTTCATGCCGTCGATGCGGTCACCGTCGAAGCGGACTTCGCCCTCGGTCGGCTGGTAGACGCCGGTGACCACGTTGAACACCGTGGTCTTGCCGGCGCCGTTCGGCCCGATGAGGGCGAAGATCTCGCCCTCGTTGATGGTGAGGTTGACCTCGCGCAACGCCGTGACGCCGCCGAAGCGCATGGTCACGTTGTCGAATTCGAGCAGCGGGCTCACTTCGTCACCTCCGCCGAAGCCTCGGAGTCGGGGCCGGCCACTTCCGCGCCCATGGCGCCCATGCCGCCGGTTCCTTCCCGTAGTTCGGCCTTGCGCTGCCGCGACGGCAGCAGGCCTTCGGGCCGCAGCGCCATCATCAGCACCAGCACGGCACCGAAGATGAGGACGCGGTAGTCGTTGAACTGGCGGAAGCGCTCCGGCAGCCACGCGATCACGAACGCCCCGAGGATGACGCCGGGCAGGTTGCCGGAGCCACCGAGCACGACCGCGGCCAGGATGGTCGCGGACAGGATGAACGGGAAGTTGTTCGGCTCGATGAACACGGCCTTGCTGGCGTAGATCGTGCCGGCGAAGCCACCGATCATGGCGCCGATGGCGAAGGCGAGGAGCTTGAACTTGAACGTCGGCACGCCCATCAGCTCGGCCGCGTCCTCGTCCTCGCGGATCGCCGCCCACGCCCGCCCGACCCGGCTCTTGGTGAGCCGCACCGAGAAGACGATGACGAGCGCGATCGCGAACACCATCAGGTAGTAGTACGGCGCGGGGTCGAGGAAGAACTCCATGCCGAACAGCGGCTCGGGGTGCGGGACGTTCGTGATGCCGCGCGCGCCGCCGATGCCGTCGGTGTTGTTCGCCGTGATCCGGACGATCTCACCGAAGCCCAGTGTCACGATGGCCAGGTAGTCGCCGCGTAGCCGGAGTGTCGGTGCGCCGAGGATGACGCCCGACACCGAGGCCAGGAAGATGCCGATCAGCACCGTCGGCCAGAACGACCAGCCGTAGGTCGTGCCGATCGACGCCCACGTGTACGCGCCGATCGCGAAGAACGCCACGTACCCGAGGTCGAGCATGCCCGCGTGGCCGACCACGATGTTGAGGCCGACGGCGAGCAGGATGTAGGTGCCGACCGGGAAGATCAGGACGGTCGTCCAGTCCGAGTACGGCGACATGAACGAGCCGATCCACGGCGCCGGCAGGATCAGCACCAGGACGATCAGGGCGAGGTACACGCCGTAGCGCTGCCACGCGGGCGCGTCGGCCCACCAGTCGCGCATCCCGTCGACGGGGTGGAAACCCTTGCGCGCCGGGGTTTCGTTGTTGTCAGCCACTCCGTCGCCTTTCATGCGCGTGCTCGCTGGAGGGATTCACCGAGGATGCCGGTGGGCCGGAGCATGAGCACGAGGACGAGGACCACGAACGCGGTGACGTCCTTCCACTCGGAGCCGAGGAAGATGGAGCTCCAGTTCTCGACCAGGCCCAGGACGATGCCGCCCAGCAGGGCGCCGCGCAGGTTGCCGATGCCGCCGAGCACCGCCGCGGTGAACGCCTTGATGCCGAGCAGGAAGCCGACCCGGTAGTCCGTGTTCTCGTATTCCATGACGTAGAGCGCCGCGGCGACGCCGGCCATCGCGCCACCGAGCAGGAACGTGATCCGGACGATGCGGTCGATGCTGACGCCCATGAGGACGGCGGCTTCGGGGTCCTGCGCGGTGGCCCGGATGCCGCGGCCGATGCGCGTGCGGCTGACCAGCTGGTCGAGCACGACCATCACGACGACGGCGGCGATGATGACGAAGACGTGGTCGGTGCGCACGACGCCGTTGCCGATCCGGAACAGCTCGTCGTGCGGCACGAACCGGGGGGCGTTCTGCTGGACCTTGCCCGCCTTGTCCGACAGCGCGGGGATGATCGCGAGACCGAACAGCTCCTGCAGGAACAGCGAGGCGCCGATCGCGGAGATCAGGGCGGCGAGCCGGGTGGCGCCCTTCTTGCGCAGCGGCCGGTAGGCCAGCTGCTCCAGCACGATGGCGGAGCCGCCGGACGTGATCGCGGAAGCCACCGCGATGAGCAGCAGGATGCCGATCATCCCGAACACGCCGACCGTGATCGGGGCGGTGCCACCGGCGATGGCGATGAGGATGAACAGGGACGTCATCGTCCCGATCATGAAGATTTCGGAGTGCGCGAAGTTGATCAGCCTCAGCACGCCGTAGACCATCGTGTAGCCGAGGGCGATGAGGGCGTAGATGGAGCCGGCTACCAGGCCGCCGATGGTGCTGCCCAGAAACTGGCTCTGCAGATCTTGGAACATGACGTAGTTGCCTTACCTGACGGGGCGAGGATGGTCGCCACATTGGCGGGGAGCGGGGGTGCTGTGGTTCACAGCGCCCCCGCTCCCGTTAGGTGTTTCTACTGCTCCGTCAGCCGGTGATCTTGGCGGTGGTCGAGTCGCCGAGGTTCTTGATGACCCCGCCGACGACCTGGTAGACGTAGATCGCGTTCGTCTGCGGCTCGCCGTTCTCCTTGAACTTGACCTGCTTCGACGCGCCCTTGAAGTCTTCCGTCTTCAGGAAGTCGTTGATCTTCTCACCGGTGGTGTTGCCCGCCTTGACCGCGTTGATGATGGCGGTCGCCGCGTCGTAGCCCTCGGTGGCGTAGATCGCCGGGTCGACGTTGAACTTGGCCTTGTACTTGGTGGCGAACTCGTTGGTGGCACCCGCGTCCGGGATGTTGCACGGGCAGCCGATGACCGCGCCGTCGGCCGCCGCGGCACCCGCACCCGAGACCAGCTGCGGGTCGAGCGAGCCGTCACCGGTGGCGAAGACGGCCTTCACGCCGCCGTCACGGAGCTGCTTGAGCAGCCGGCCGCCCTGGGCGTAGTAGCCACCGAAGGTGATGACGTCCGGGTTGGCCGCCTTGACCTTCTGCACCGTCGACGAGTAGTCCGACGCGTCCTTGGCGAACTTGTCGCGCTCGGTCGTGATGCCCTTGTCCTTGAAGGTCTTCTCGAACGCGTCCGCGAGGCCGACGCTGTACTCCTGGTCGTCCGAGAGGACGTACGCGTTCTTCGGCGACTTCGCCGTGATGAGGAAGTTCGCGATCGCGGGGCCCTGGTCGTTGTCGTTCGCGACGACGCGGTGCCAGTACTTCCAGCCGTTCGAGGCCAGGCCCGGGTTGGTCGCCGACGGCGACACGCTCGGGACCTTGCCCTGCTCGAGGACGCCGCCCACGGCCTTCGACTCACCCGAGAACGCCGGGCCGATCAGGGCGGTGATCTTGTCCGTCCCGATCGCGGTCTGCACCAGCGAGGTGGCCTGCTCCGGCTTGCCCTGGCTGTCGTAGTTCTTCAGCTCGAGCTTCACCTTGGGGTTCGTGGCGTTGTACTCGTCGATGGCGAGCTTCGCCCCGTTGTTGGGCGGGATCACGATCCCGGAGTTCTCCCCGGTCAGGTCGCCCATGAACCCGATCTTCAGCGTGCTGCTGTCACCGCTGCCCGACGAGCTGCTGCCGCCGGCACAGCCCGCCAGCGCCAGCGACGTCGCCGCTGCGAGGGCGAGAACCCGTCCAAAACGCACTCCTGACACCGACTACCTCCCATGACCAACCAGCCGCCGGTAGGCGTTGCCCCCGACACAGGGGCTAGGTTAGGGCAGGAAGATATCCCTCTCGCCCGTCATGTGCACAGGCGGCCTCACTACTCTGTGTCCACATCGTGACGATCGCAACCGACACGAATTGCACGAAAAGCCGAACGACGTTTCGTTACAGCCCGCCGCTGGTCACGTAGCGATACTAAGTATCGGGGCCCGTTATGCGAATGGGTGACGGCCGTGTTTCCACGGTATGTCATCGTCCATTTCGCCGGGCGGTGCGTGGCCGGTTTCCCGGCTTTCCGCTGTTCACCCTGGCGGGGGCCCCGCGCGGCGGGCACCGCCGCAGGGATGCACCTTACGTCCGGTTCGGGCGGCCGAACGGACCACCCCCGGTCACCGGGAACCTCAGGTCTGCCCGAAGGGGCACCCGGCCGTCACAACCACCGGTTGTCGTGGACGCCGGAACGGCTGTTGGACCCGCACCCGTCCCCGGCGGTTCGCTGGAGGCAGCCGAGAGACAGGGAGAGACGGATGCGGGAAGTGGTCGAGGGGGTCGCGGCGGGCGTGCCGTTCGTGGCGCTGGCGCCGGCGGACCCGGGAGCGACGGCGGCGCTGGTGGCGGGCTGGCACCTGATGGAGGTGCCCGCGAGCGAGCAGGCCTTCGCCGAAGCGGTGCCGATGAGCGGCCTGCAGGCGTGGCGGGTGTACTTCGGCCTGCCGCTGACCGGGGCCCGGCTGCCCGAGGGCGGTCCGGCGGAGCTGTTCCGGCGGGCGAGCGAGGACGCGGTGCTCAACGTCTTCGAGCCGGTCACCGAGCAGGCGGTGGCGGAGTTCCCCGCGGCGCTGGCCGAGCTGCGGGACCGGCTCCCGGGCGCGGACGGCCCGCTCGGCGTCTTCGGCGGCTCGGCGGGCTCGCTGGTCGCGCTGGAGGTGCTCGCCCGCGGGGACGTCGCCGTCGAGGCCGCCGCGGTGGTCAGCCCGGTCGCGCGGCTGGGCCCGGTGATCGGGCGCAACGAGCGGCTCTTCGACGTCACCTACCCGTGGTCCCCGCGGTCGCGGGCCGTCGCCGACCACTACGACTTCGTGCGCCGGGCCGGGGAGCTGACCGCGCCGCTGCTGCTGGTCGCCGGGGCCGAGGACGACAGCGCCGTGCGCGAACCGGCGCGAGCCCTGCGCGAGGAGCTGGGGACCGAGCTGGTGACGGTCGAAGGAATGGGGCACGAGTTCGCTCCGGGGAGCCCGGAAGCGAAGCACGTCGACGCGGCGTTCAGCGAGTGGTTCGCGCGGCGGTTGCGAGCCTGAGGTCGTCGTCGGGCAGCCAGGCGTGCGCCGGGTCGTAGGCGCACCAGTTCTCTTCACGGCTGGTGCGCCCGGCCAGCGCCAGCAGCCGCCGCAGCGCCGGGTGCGCCTTCCCGCGCCGCCAGACCAGCGACCACGGGAACAGCGGGGACGGCTCGAACGGCAGCACCTTCAGGTCCAGGTCGGGCGCGAGCTCCATGTCGGCCCCGGCGAGCGTGACGCGCCGCTTGCCGTACCGCGTCTGCTCGAGCGTGTGCCGCAGGTCGTAGCTGACGCCGGAGTCGTCGATCGGCACGTCGAACCGGCCGCACATCGCCTGCAGGTAGGACAGCCATTCGGCGGCCCCGCCGGACCCGGGCAGCCAGATGCCCTCGGCGCGCAGCTCGTCGAGCCGCAGCGCGTCCAGCTGGGCCAGCGGGTGCTCCGGCGCGAGCAGCGCGACCAGCGGTTCGAGCCGGACCGTCCGGTGCTCCAGCTCGTCGGGCAGCGGCCGGCCGAAGCCGGTGACGCGGCCGACGGCGGCGTCGAGCTCCCCGGACAACAGCGGCTCGACGGCGTGGGCGAACCCGCCGCCGGCGACCCGGTCGATCCGCAGCGCCGGCTCCCGTTCGGCGAGCCGGCGCAGCAGGAACATCGGGGAGAGCCGGAAGTCGACGACGTCGAGGCGCAGCGGCCGGTCGTCGGCGCTCATGGCGGCCACCGCCGCGTCGGCCACCCGCACCAGCTCGCGCGCGTGCGGGAGGAACCGTTCGCCGTCGGCGGTCAGCTCGACCGACCGGTTGGTGCGCAGGAACAGCGGCGTGGCCAGCGTGTCCTCGAGCTTCCGGATCCGCTTCGACAGCGCCTGCTGCGTGAGGAACAGCGTCTGGGCCGCCCGCCCGAAGTGGCGCTGGTCCGCGGTCACGACGAACGCCCGCACCTGGGCGAGGTCGAGGTCCACCGGCTCAGGCGCCCGGCGGGCGGTCCCGGACGACGCAGGTGAGGCGCGCGGTGCAGGTGCGCCGGCCCTCGTCGTCGGTCAGGACGATCTCCGCGGTGATGGTGCCGCGGCCGACGTGCAGCGGCGTCGCGACCCCGGTGACGGTGCCCGAGCGGACCGCCCGGTGGTGCGTGCAGGACAGCTCCAGCCCCATCGCCGCGCGGCCCGGGCCCGCGTTGAGCGCGGCGACCGTCGAGCCCAGCGCTTCGGCGAGCACGGCGTTGGCGCCGCCGTGCAGCAGGCCGTACGGCTGGAGGTTGCCCTCGACCGGGATGGTGCCGACCACGCGTTCGGCCGTCGCTTCCAGCAGCTTCATGCCGACTTTGTCGTTCAGCTGCTGGTCCGCGGCCGCCGGGTCGATGCCCGACAGCCGGTCCACGTCGATGGGGGCGGCACTTTCGGTCACGCAATGCTCCTGTTCCTATGCGACACGTAAGAGTGTCGGACCCTCAGCCTAGACTCGGCTCCGTGAGCCCGAGTGAGAAGACGACCGTTGCCAACGCCACAGGAACGACCACTGTCGCCGAGCGGCCGAAGCTGCTGCTGATCGACGGCCATTCGATGGCCTACCGGGCGTTCTTCGCCCTGCCCGCGGAAAACTTCAAGACCAAGACCGGGCAGGTCACGAACGCCGTCTTCGGGTTCACCTCGATGCTCATCAACCTCCTGCGCGACGAAGCGCCGACCCACCTCGCGGTGGCGTTCGACCTCTCGCGCAAGACCTTCCGCTCGGAGACCTTCGCGGACTACAAGGCGAACCGCAGCGCGACCCCGGACGAGTTCCGCGGCCAGGTGGACCTGGTCCGGGAGGTCCTCGACGTGCTCGGCATCCCGTCGCTGACGAAGGAGAACTTCGAAGCCGACGACATCATCGCCACGCTCACGACGCAGGCCGCGGCGGACGGCTTCGACGTCCTCATCTGCACCGGCGACCGCGACGCGCTGCAGCTGGTGACCGACCACGTCACCGTGCTGTACCCGAAGCGCGGCGTCTCGGAGATGACGCGGTTCACGCCGGACGCCGTCGAGGAGAAGTACGGCCTCACCCCGCAGCAGTACCCGGACTTCGCCGCGCTGCGCGGCGACCCCTCGGACAACCTGCCGAACATCCCCGGCGTCGGCGAGAAGACCGCGGCCAAGTGGATCAAGCAGTTCGGCTCGCTCGACGACCTGATCGACCGCGTCGACGAGGTCAAGGGCAAGGCCGGCGAGGCGTTGCGCGCGCACCTCAGCTCGGTCCAGCTGAACCGCCAGCTCACCGAGCTGATCCGCGACGTCGAGCTGGAGGTCGGCCCGTCGGGGCTGGAGCTGCGCCCGTGGGACCGCGAGGCCGTGCACGCGCTGTTCGACGAGCTGGAGTTCCGCGTCCTGCGCGACAGGCTGTTCGCGACGCTGCAGAGCGCCGAGCCGGAGGCCGACGAAGGCTTCGAGGTCTCGGGTTCCGCGCTCGCGCCGGGCGCGCTCGCGG
Proteins encoded in this window:
- a CDS encoding DUF4352 domain-containing protein, with the protein product MKLLPAVVALALLAGCEAAPSTPAPTTYELPPRQVRPDETALKVPPAKNGDTEFTLIGLAAGLPSITGSHAEMLPKGQYVRLRLVVTNTGTSSVLFEPKRQLLVDDQGAAHPPDEQAMLIKRQPAQFDLGHSVRVEFDLYWDLPKDRKPVALRAFGGPTITDMKNVNGTDIKL
- a CDS encoding alpha/beta hydrolase family protein, translating into MREVVEGVAAGVPFVALAPADPGATAALVAGWHLMEVPASEQAFAEAVPMSGLQAWRVYFGLPLTGARLPEGGPAELFRRASEDAVLNVFEPVTEQAVAEFPAALAELRDRLPGADGPLGVFGGSAGSLVALEVLARGDVAVEAAAVVSPVARLGPVIGRNERLFDVTYPWSPRSRAVADHYDFVRRAGELTAPLLLVAGAEDDSAVREPARALREELGTELVTVEGMGHEFAPGSPEAKHVDAAFSEWFARRLRA
- a CDS encoding branched-chain amino acid ABC transporter permease, translating into MKGDGVADNNETPARKGFHPVDGMRDWWADAPAWQRYGVYLALIVLVLILPAPWIGSFMSPYSDWTTVLIFPVGTYILLAVGLNIVVGHAGMLDLGYVAFFAIGAYTWASIGTTYGWSFWPTVLIGIFLASVSGVILGAPTLRLRGDYLAIVTLGFGEIVRITANNTDGIGGARGITNVPHPEPLFGMEFFLDPAPYYYLMVFAIALVIVFSVRLTKSRVGRAWAAIREDEDAAELMGVPTFKFKLLAFAIGAMIGGFAGTIYASKAVFIEPNNFPFILSATILAAVVLGGSGNLPGVILGAFVIAWLPERFRQFNDYRVLIFGAVLVLMMALRPEGLLPSRQRKAELREGTGGMGAMGAEVAGPDSEASAEVTK
- a CDS encoding PaaI family thioesterase codes for the protein MTESAAPIDVDRLSGIDPAAADQQLNDKVGMKLLEATAERVVGTIPVEGNLQPYGLLHGGANAVLAEALGSTVAALNAGPGRAAMGLELSCTHHRAVRSGTVTGVATPLHVGRGTITAEIVLTDDEGRRTCTARLTCVVRDRPPGA
- a CDS encoding ABC transporter ATP-binding protein, producing MSPLLEFDNVTMRFGGVTALREVNLTINEGEIFALIGPNGAGKTTVFNVVTGVYQPTEGEVRFDGDRIDGMKRFKVTKRGIARTFQNIRLFHNMTALENVMVGVDAHHKTGAIGATLGLPWHRKEEKHGRERARELLDFVGIGRVEHNVAKNLSYGDQRRLEIARALATDPKLLLLDEPAAGMNPAEKNALQALIRKIRDDGRTVLLIEHDMGLVMHISDRLAVLDFGQKIAEGLPHEVQNNQKVIEAYLGVSEDAS
- a CDS encoding ABC transporter ATP-binding protein, whose amino-acid sequence is MLLEVEDINVHYGKIAALKGMSIQVDEGEIVSLIGANGAGKTTTLKTISGLRPLTSGRILFNGQDISKTPGHKRVLLGIGQSPEGRGVFPGMTVQENLLMGAYTRKDDLDADLEEVFELFPRLAERKTQFGGTMSGGEQQMIAIGRALMTKPKVLLLDEPSMGLAPMLIAQIFDIIREINKRGTTVLLVEQNAQQALKLSDRAYVLETGRVVQSAPGAELLNDPKVRAAYLGGDLGV
- a CDS encoding LysR family transcriptional regulator; the protein is MDLDLAQVRAFVVTADQRHFGRAAQTLFLTQQALSKRIRKLEDTLATPLFLRTNRSVELTADGERFLPHARELVRVADAAVAAMSADDRPLRLDVVDFRLSPMFLLRRLAEREPALRIDRVAGGGFAHAVEPLLSGELDAAVGRVTGFGRPLPDELEHRTVRLEPLVALLAPEHPLAQLDALRLDELRAEGIWLPGSGGAAEWLSYLQAMCGRFDVPIDDSGVSYDLRHTLEQTRYGKRRVTLAGADMELAPDLDLKVLPFEPSPLFPWSLVWRRGKAHPALRRLLALAGRTSREENWCAYDPAHAWLPDDDLRLATAARTTR
- a CDS encoding branched-chain amino acid ABC transporter substrate-binding protein — encoded protein: MRFGRVLALAAATSLALAGCAGGSSSSGSGDSSTLKIGFMGDLTGENSGIVIPPNNGAKLAIDEYNATNPKVKLELKNYDSQGKPEQATSLVQTAIGTDKITALIGPAFSGESKAVGGVLEQGKVPSVSPSATNPGLASNGWKYWHRVVANDNDQGPAIANFLITAKSPKNAYVLSDDQEYSVGLADAFEKTFKDKGITTERDKFAKDASDYSSTVQKVKAANPDVITFGGYYAQGGRLLKQLRDGGVKAVFATGDGSLDPQLVSGAGAAAADGAVIGCPCNIPDAGATNEFATKYKAKFNVDPAIYATEGYDAATAIINAVKAGNTTGEKINDFLKTEDFKGASKQVKFKENGEPQTNAIYVYQVVGGVIKNLGDSTTAKITG
- a CDS encoding ANTAR domain-containing response regulator, coding for MTDQATEANGAATVPQRRVLVAEDEALIRLDLVEMLREEGYEVVGEAGDGEQAISLATDLKPDLVILDVKMPKLDGIEAAAKITGDRIAPVVILTAFSQRDLVERARDAGTMAYLVKPFAKRDLVPAIELAVSRFSELQALEAEVAGLTDRLETRKVIDRAKGLLMSRQGLTEPDAFRWIQRTAMDRRTTMKAVAEAVVESIGT
- a CDS encoding branched-chain amino acid ABC transporter permease — translated: MFQDLQSQFLGSTIGGLVAGSIYALIALGYTMVYGVLRLINFAHSEIFMIGTMTSLFILIAIAGGTAPITVGVFGMIGILLLIAVASAITSGGSAIVLEQLAYRPLRKKGATRLAALISAIGASLFLQELFGLAIIPALSDKAGKVQQNAPRFVPHDELFRIGNGVVRTDHVFVIIAAVVVMVVLDQLVSRTRIGRGIRATAQDPEAAVLMGVSIDRIVRITFLLGGAMAGVAAALYVMEYENTDYRVGFLLGIKAFTAAVLGGIGNLRGALLGGIVLGLVENWSSIFLGSEWKDVTAFVVLVLVLMLRPTGILGESLQRARA